The segment TTAAATACACATAAATTATTATGCGAGTAGTCATATTAATATTTGTAAGGTTTTAGTTAgcatttttattaaaatgatcaaattaacaaaatatgtaaatattaaggactaaatttacgaatatgtaaataaataattatctCGCTTAAGGTGATATATTAGTCACGTGTCGGTGGCCATAGTCACTTATATATTGGCGAAAACAGAAAAGCAAACCCAAACATTATAAACtgctatttttattaattttgtaataattaattaattatggttaTGGTTATGGTTATGGTGGAGGGAGTTGCAGCCTACTACTACTGCTTCTACTACCTAAGATAATTAATTATCTGCGCAAAGCCAAGCTACCTTTCTTCGTCCTCATCTGTGCAAAGCAAAGCCTCTGTTTCTAGTTCCGTTCTCTTAATTTGTTTCTTATTGTTTGCTCATTTCCGTTAGTATTAgatcagagagagagagagagagagagagagagagggtggAGATTTGGACAGGTCTGGCTGTGGCCGGAATCAAAGAAGAATATTTGAGGGAGGAGGAGAAAACATCGAACAAAATTAAAGCGAAACAAATTAGGAAAACTCTATGGATTGGTGGCATAAGATGATCTTCCCTGTTCGAAGACTCTGGTTTGTAGTTTCTTCTCGCGTTAAGGCTCGCAAAAATGGTGCGTTTCTTTCCCTTTCCTTTCTTTCACCCCATTCTCTTTCTCAGTTAATGTTCTTTGTTTCCCAGAGGCTTTTATTCTTTCTTTGGAgttctctcttttcttcttcttccttcttgTATTActgaattttcaaaataaaagaaattattcACTAGCCAACAAAAGGTTTTaatgaactcttttattttatttttttcaaatttcttaAAATTGTTTTGATGTGTATTATTGTTTCTTTTTGAGTTCCGAAAAGAGTTCAACTATTCAGGACAAAGAGAAGAGAGGGAAAAATATTATATGACCTATTGAATCAAATCTAATCTATGCTTAAGCTTGAGTCTATTCGAAATATTGGTAGAAAATATAAATCTAATCATATCCtcttaaaaaaagaagaagatatatTTCTCCTAAAATCTATAATTATAGTAATATAGAACACATCTTGCACCGACAAAAATGCTTAagtttgaaattgaatatttttgttaaaGTATTTTCGAATGAAAACAAACTCATCTTGAAATGGATTATTCCTTGATTGTATTTTTAGTTTCAATTCATTTGGAGGAAAAGAAACAgcgaaattttaaaattgaaacaagggaaaagaaaaccATGTTAATTTATTCCATAATGattctttgattttctttttcaatttctaaaGATAATGCAATATGGAAGGCTGTTAGTAAGTATAAGATACTTGTGTCAacaataattatatatgtactaATTTAATTAGATGCACATAATTATTCaatatgttttcttatttagagAAGATAAAATTGAAGTATTACTTTTTCAAATGGACTTACATTTGACTCTTTGTGGATGTATAGAATTTACTTATTAACAAggaaagatatatacatataatttttaaataagtgATATCATGTGTTGATTAACAACATATAaagttatttaaatattaattatttatgtagTTAAACATTTGGTTGAATAATaagtacttttatttatttattttcatttaaaatattaaagaggaattcaaaatttgacgatcaagaataaaaaaaaaaaaaaaggggcttTTTTTTACTAAGAAATAGAATGGTTAACTAAGGGGCCCGTGAGCCCCCACTTAGTAATTTACCAAATATCAATATCAATATCTTGGTTTTGAAGTTACTTAATGAGAAAGATTAGGTTAAAGATAATTTAGTTAAATTACAATAATCAAGGAAAGATGATTGAtctataaataaaaaagaaagttgattgaagatatttggtaaagTAATTACGCATTTTATCTTTTTCCGGAAGCTCGGCTGAGATTGGACgaaaacattattttattttcaatatgaCTCAACCAgaataactctttttttttttttttttttttaatgcagGAGCCGGGTTGTTGAAGCTTCACGATGATGTACAAACATGTGGATACGAAGATGTGCAGGTGATGTGGGAAATGCTGCGAAGATCGGAATCGGAGCTGATGGCTGCTAACAACAATCCCAAGCGCAAGCACCGCCCAGCTTTCTGGAGAGTTTTCGTTTGGTCTTCTAACCACACTTCATCCTTCTCGCCCAATCATGCCTAACTTCACACCATTTGCATGCATACTTcctaataataatgataatgatgataataatagtaataataataatgtgttCCTACTGTCCTGCAGCATGGACATTTGCGTCTTACGTTTAGAACTGAACTTATAACTCTGACGGCCTACCATACAGTGGCATGGTACAGAGCTCTGTTGCAACCATGAACAATGTTCAAATTGAAATGGAAATATAAGATGATGTATTACTCTGTTCCTTTTGCTGGGGGTTCAAAAATTGCTTTCAAATGACACAACTATTATGCATACATGCGTATATATACTTATCAACTGTAATCAAATTACAGTACGGTAGTTCAATCGGTGGAGGATAAAGAGACTAATAATACTTAAAATTCCACTAGGAAGGAACAAAAGGTTGTACGTATGTATGCAT is part of the Gossypium arboreum isolate Shixiya-1 chromosome 5, ASM2569848v2, whole genome shotgun sequence genome and harbors:
- the LOC108453549 gene encoding uncharacterized protein LOC108453549, producing MDWWHKMIFPVRRLWFVVSSRVKARKNGAGLLKLHDDVQTCGYEDVQVMWEMLRRSESELMAANNNPKRKHRPAFWRVFVWSSNHTSSFSPNHA